The following are encoded together in the Marinifilum sp. JC120 genome:
- a CDS encoding glycoside hydrolase yields the protein MALSKKFLKTKPVCKVKFDVEKDQIENGEAIYLVGDFNGWDESSIPMKKLKSGKYTVTVDLETGRDYQFRYFAGENVWFNDTDPDRTEMTPYGDSENSVVSV from the coding sequence GTGGCTCTTTCCAAGAAATTTCTTAAGACCAAGCCTGTGTGCAAGGTTAAGTTTGATGTGGAAAAGGATCAGATTGAAAACGGTGAAGCCATTTATCTGGTTGGCGATTTTAATGGTTGGGATGAAAGTTCCATTCCTATGAAAAAGCTGAAAAGCGGCAAGTATACTGTGACCGTGGATCTTGAAACCGGGCGTGATTACCAGTTTCGTTATTTTGCCGGGGAGAATGTCTGGTTCAATGATACCGACCCGGACCGAACTGAAATGACTCCTTATGGAGACTCAGAAAATTCGGTGGTTAGCGTTTAG
- the dnaX gene encoding DNA polymerase III subunit gamma/tau yields MSTSNLTAKYRPQTFSDVAGQKAVKTILSRAAAQDKIAPAYLFSGTRGVGKTTIARIFAKALNCKNAPTAEPCNECDNCRQITAGVGVDVVEIDAASHGKVDDARRLKEDIGYAPIEFRYKVFIIDEAHMLTVQAFNALLKTLEEPPPHATFIMATTETHKFPATIISRCQHYAFKMLTNDELTAHLSKILNMEKIEYEQGAIDLLAKRGAGSVRDSMSLLGQVLALGSEKLLEGDVRSILGLAGRDVFFSLMQAIHSRDLVSVGETVQQVLGRGLDLGFFIRELGNCWRNMFLLNQSGERAVPLLGLSSEEAVEFMKWAQTFDRSFIHACWQMTVDGQRKVMTSLEPAMALELLLLNMTSLTDLISLERAGALASAAPAPQSAPAAPVNQAPPQTPSPNQPPSGHPSGGQQGGQTPPWQGSGQQGMQQQQVPPQNHSMQPQGMGAGNGRPMGRTESGSPAGNRSTNDMGADDSSLPDAAGLQTENDLNPPVPESENQAPETVAPLESVPSDPVPAKPTFPSEVSGPRDFKGFLQFVADRGANGSTSGLSKCKGEFIDDKLILTCANPFHQGQVAGRETRGVISRLAAEYFGPETELEIQISQKGKRKSRQEIRDEVEAHPDVKRVIESFGASIISIDPRKDI; encoded by the coding sequence ATGAGTACATCAAATCTGACAGCAAAATACCGTCCGCAGACATTTAGCGATGTTGCCGGACAGAAAGCAGTCAAAACAATTCTTTCCCGCGCAGCCGCGCAGGATAAGATTGCTCCCGCGTACCTTTTTAGTGGTACACGCGGGGTAGGCAAGACCACCATTGCCAGAATTTTTGCCAAGGCACTTAACTGCAAAAACGCACCAACTGCGGAACCCTGTAACGAGTGCGACAACTGTCGCCAGATTACCGCAGGCGTCGGCGTGGACGTGGTCGAGATCGATGCCGCATCGCACGGTAAGGTCGACGACGCCCGCAGACTTAAGGAAGATATCGGCTATGCGCCCATTGAATTCCGTTATAAGGTTTTTATCATCGATGAAGCGCATATGCTTACCGTGCAGGCCTTCAATGCTTTGCTGAAAACCCTTGAAGAGCCGCCGCCGCACGCAACATTTATCATGGCCACCACGGAAACACACAAGTTTCCGGCCACCATCATCAGCCGTTGTCAGCATTACGCTTTCAAGATGCTCACCAACGATGAGCTTACTGCCCATCTTTCTAAAATCCTGAATATGGAAAAGATTGAGTATGAGCAGGGTGCCATTGACCTTCTTGCCAAGCGCGGAGCAGGCAGTGTGCGTGATTCCATGTCTCTGCTGGGACAGGTGCTTGCTCTCGGCAGTGAGAAGTTGCTCGAAGGTGACGTGCGTTCCATTCTTGGTCTTGCCGGGCGGGATGTCTTTTTCTCGCTTATGCAGGCAATTCATTCGCGTGATCTTGTTTCCGTGGGCGAAACAGTTCAGCAGGTTCTCGGGCGCGGACTTGATCTTGGATTTTTTATCCGCGAACTGGGCAACTGCTGGCGGAATATGTTTTTGCTCAATCAGTCGGGGGAACGGGCAGTACCGCTGCTCGGGCTTTCTTCCGAGGAAGCAGTGGAGTTCATGAAATGGGCCCAGACCTTTGACCGTTCATTCATTCATGCCTGCTGGCAGATGACCGTGGACGGACAGCGCAAGGTTATGACCAGTCTTGAACCGGCCATGGCTTTGGAATTGCTTTTGCTCAACATGACAAGTCTTACTGACCTTATTTCCTTGGAACGGGCCGGGGCGTTAGCTTCGGCAGCACCTGCTCCGCAATCTGCACCTGCGGCTCCTGTTAATCAGGCACCGCCGCAGACCCCTTCGCCAAACCAGCCGCCGAGCGGACATCCCTCCGGTGGACAGCAGGGCGGGCAGACTCCGCCGTGGCAAGGGAGCGGGCAGCAGGGGATGCAACAGCAGCAGGTTCCTCCGCAGAATCATTCCATGCAACCGCAAGGAATGGGAGCCGGTAACGGTCGTCCCATGGGCCGCACTGAGTCCGGTTCTCCCGCCGGTAATCGTTCAACAAACGATATGGGAGCTGATGATTCCTCCCTTCCGGATGCGGCAGGTTTACAGACTGAGAATGATTTAAATCCTCCTGTTCCTGAATCGGAAAACCAGGCACCGGAGACGGTTGCACCGCTGGAATCAGTTCCGTCTGATCCTGTCCCGGCTAAGCCGACATTTCCCTCAGAGGTCAGTGGTCCTCGTGATTTCAAGGGCTTTTTGCAATTTGTTGCCGATCGTGGGGCTAATGGTTCTACGTCCGGTTTGAGCAAATGCAAGGGTGAATTTATTGACGACAAGCTGATTTTGACTTGCGCCAATCCGTTTCATCAAGGGCAGGTTGCCGGACGTGAAACACGTGGTGTTATTTCTCGGCTTGCCGCAGAATATTTCGGCCCTGAAACTGAATTGGAAATCCAGATTAGTCAGAAGGGTAAGCGCAAGAGCAGGCAGGAGATTCGTGATGAGGTGGAAGCCCATCCTGATGTGAAAAGGGTGATTGAGTCCTTCGGGGCCAGCATCATTTCCATTGATCCGCGCAAAGATATCTAG
- a CDS encoding acyl-CoA thioesterase — translation MNNEFPNPHSWLAHSVSYGETDAMGVVYYAEYLHFFERSRSLFIRERGMSYATVEERGIYLPVREANCRYRIPAHYDDQLSIQVGISEWKRASIKFIYDIYKDDRSKLIASGFTEHACVNKDGRPVRVPEWLKEIF, via the coding sequence ATGAATAACGAATTCCCAAATCCACATTCATGGCTGGCTCATAGTGTTTCCTACGGTGAGACCGATGCCATGGGTGTGGTTTATTACGCAGAATACCTGCACTTTTTTGAACGGTCCCGTTCGCTTTTCATTCGCGAACGGGGCATGAGCTATGCCACGGTTGAAGAACGCGGCATCTACCTGCCCGTGCGTGAGGCCAACTGCCGTTACCGCATCCCGGCCCATTACGATGACCAGCTCAGTATTCAAGTCGGCATCAGCGAATGGAAGCGAGCTTCCATCAAATTCATCTACGATATCTACAAAGATGACCGCTCAAAGCTTATTGCAAGCGGTTTTACCGAGCATGCCTGCGTCAACAAAGACGGCAGGCCCGTACGAGTACCGGAATGGCTTAAAGAAATATTTTAA
- a CDS encoding ATP-dependent RecD-like DNA helicase, with amino-acid sequence MSDILTGEVRTVVYHNEENGYIVARVSSKDEPMQITVVGVLGSLTPGESVELHGRWKQHPKFGRQFEADFYERIRPATEAGVIRFLKSSSIKGIGESIATDMVKTFGIEVLDVLDDEPEKLLKIKGISKKKLEAIKESWSSQREIKNLIVFLHTHEVPPTYAAKIFNLYGAQSVTKISENPYELAYEIRGIGFKTADTMALKLGFAPDSPQRIEAAIVYSLFSVSERGGHMFRPKDKLIGDVTKMLGGVDLELISEGIFSLEERKRVRVENLPEQDIDEAVFLMHFYRFEREICKRLHGLVSHPSPVSREKVEKTLPEVESELGFELSDEQREAVFEACVNKFFIITGGPGTGKTTITRAVVMTLKELGLKVKLAAPTGRAAKRLSEATGRQASTIHRMLQFTPDDGGFYYNEDQKLKADVLVVDEASMLDAQLCLAVLRAVPLTCRVIFVGDVNQLPSVGPGNVLSDLLQSGQVHSAVLNHIFRQAQESYIVVNAHRINDGEFPMPHPAEAPEADFYWIPQESTQKVQEMIVQTVCERIPERYGLDPMTDVQVLTPMHKGDVGTQKLNAVLQEKLNPGNGKGLKRGFVEYRVGDRILQLRNNYDKEVFNGDLGRVMYINTEDNELTAEFDGNIVHYELAELDELTLAYAVSVHKSQGSEYPAVVMPIVSQHYMLLQRNLLYTGLTRARKLAVLIGSKRAFHIGLNNVTAGKRFTNLRYRIKQIFDENLL; translated from the coding sequence ATGTCGGATATATTAACTGGTGAAGTCCGGACAGTTGTTTATCATAATGAAGAGAACGGTTACATTGTAGCCCGTGTCTCATCCAAGGACGAACCGATGCAGATCACGGTTGTGGGAGTTCTGGGTTCTCTCACACCCGGCGAATCCGTTGAACTCCACGGCCGCTGGAAACAGCACCCTAAATTCGGCCGTCAATTCGAGGCCGATTTTTATGAAAGAATCCGTCCGGCAACCGAGGCCGGGGTTATCCGATTTTTGAAATCGTCTTCCATCAAGGGCATTGGTGAATCCATAGCTACGGATATGGTCAAAACATTTGGCATTGAAGTGCTGGATGTTCTTGATGATGAACCGGAAAAACTACTCAAGATCAAAGGTATTTCTAAAAAGAAGCTCGAAGCGATCAAGGAATCGTGGTCATCCCAGCGCGAAATCAAGAATCTGATTGTTTTTCTGCACACCCATGAAGTGCCGCCTACCTACGCTGCAAAAATTTTCAATCTCTACGGCGCACAGTCGGTTACTAAGATCAGTGAAAATCCTTATGAACTGGCCTATGAAATCCGGGGTATCGGCTTTAAAACAGCTGATACCATGGCCCTTAAACTTGGTTTTGCGCCTGATTCGCCGCAACGCATTGAAGCAGCCATTGTTTATTCGCTGTTTTCAGTAAGCGAGCGGGGCGGACATATGTTTCGTCCAAAAGATAAGTTGATTGGAGATGTGACTAAAATGCTGGGCGGCGTTGATCTGGAGTTGATCAGCGAAGGTATTTTTTCATTGGAAGAGCGCAAAAGGGTTCGGGTGGAAAATCTGCCGGAACAGGACATTGATGAAGCGGTCTTTCTGATGCATTTTTACCGTTTTGAGCGGGAGATATGCAAACGTCTGCATGGGCTGGTCAGTCATCCCTCCCCGGTGAGCCGGGAGAAGGTGGAAAAGACTCTGCCCGAAGTTGAATCCGAGCTTGGTTTTGAGCTTTCAGATGAACAGCGCGAGGCGGTTTTTGAGGCCTGCGTAAATAAATTTTTCATCATCACCGGAGGGCCGGGTACAGGTAAGACAACCATCACCCGCGCCGTGGTCATGACTCTTAAAGAGCTGGGGCTGAAGGTCAAACTTGCTGCTCCCACCGGGCGTGCGGCTAAAAGGCTTTCCGAGGCTACCGGACGGCAGGCTTCCACCATCCATCGCATGTTGCAGTTTACCCCGGATGATGGCGGTTTTTATTACAATGAGGATCAGAAGCTTAAGGCGGATGTGCTTGTTGTGGATGAGGCTTCCATGCTCGATGCTCAGCTTTGTCTTGCGGTGTTGCGTGCTGTTCCGCTGACTTGCCGGGTTATTTTTGTGGGCGATGTGAACCAGCTGCCGTCAGTTGGACCGGGCAACGTACTTTCCGATCTGTTGCAGAGCGGACAGGTGCATAGTGCAGTGCTGAACCATATTTTTCGGCAGGCGCAGGAAAGCTATATTGTTGTTAACGCTCACCGCATTAATGACGGCGAATTTCCTATGCCTCATCCGGCAGAAGCACCGGAGGCTGATTTTTATTGGATCCCGCAGGAGTCTACGCAAAAGGTGCAGGAGATGATTGTTCAGACCGTTTGCGAGCGGATTCCTGAGCGGTACGGTCTCGATCCCATGACCGATGTGCAGGTGCTGACTCCCATGCATAAAGGGGATGTGGGAACCCAGAAGCTGAATGCTGTGTTGCAGGAAAAACTTAATCCCGGAAATGGCAAGGGACTTAAGCGCGGTTTTGTTGAATACCGTGTGGGTGACCGTATTTTGCAACTGCGCAACAATTACGACAAGGAAGTATTCAACGGCGATCTTGGCCGGGTCATGTATATTAATACTGAAGATAATGAACTCACCGCCGAGTTTGACGGTAATATTGTGCATTACGAGCTTGCTGAGCTGGATGAATTGACCCTCGCCTATGCGGTCAGTGTGCATAAGTCGCAGGGTAGTGAATACCCGGCAGTGGTTATGCCCATTGTTTCCCAGCACTATATGCTTTTGCAGCGTAATCTGCTTTATACCGGTTTGACTCGTGCCCGCAAGCTGGCAGTTCTTATCGGCAGCAAACGGGCTTTTCATATCGGGCTGAATAACGTTACCGCAGGCAAGCGGTTTACCAACCTGCGCTACCGTATCAAGCAGATTTTCGACGAAAATTTATTGTAG
- a CDS encoding homoserine dehydrogenase, with the protein MQTVKLAIAGFGTVGTGLARILEENEDVILARCGKKFELTSVLVRDVNKKRDFLPGPNVKFTADPDEFTSSPDVDIVVELMGGTTVAKEIVIKALEAGKHVVTANKHLLAEHGIELFEIAAKNKVGLYYESSVAGGIPIIQSIKESLAGNRIKSIVGILNGTANYILSEMSTSGLEFDTALEQATELGYAEADPTFDIEGIDAAHKVCVLARIAYGKDYPLAELPIEGITKVEGQDIRFAREFGYRIKLIGAVRDVGGKLEAGVFPALVKYTLLLARVGGNYNAIRVEGNAVGPAFFHGQGAGSLPTGSAVLADIMALAKTDTPDNTGFCNAPIKKADILAPELATSEYYFRFTVQDKAGVMAALSKCLAEHNISIAQAVQKGNPEERDIPVVFTTHKASTKDVNAAIAEIDKMPFITKPTISMRILKG; encoded by the coding sequence ATGCAGACCGTAAAGCTTGCCATTGCCGGATTCGGCACCGTCGGAACCGGACTCGCCCGGATTTTGGAAGAAAATGAAGATGTAATCCTCGCCCGTTGCGGCAAAAAATTTGAGCTTACATCCGTTCTTGTCCGTGACGTAAACAAAAAAAGGGATTTCCTGCCCGGACCTAACGTAAAATTCACCGCCGATCCCGATGAATTCACATCCAGCCCGGATGTTGACATTGTCGTAGAACTCATGGGCGGCACCACCGTTGCCAAGGAAATTGTCATCAAAGCCCTTGAAGCAGGCAAGCATGTAGTCACCGCCAACAAGCATCTGCTGGCTGAGCACGGCATCGAGCTTTTCGAAATCGCCGCCAAAAACAAGGTCGGCCTGTACTACGAATCAAGCGTTGCCGGCGGAATCCCTATCATCCAGTCCATCAAGGAATCACTGGCCGGGAACCGCATTAAATCCATTGTCGGTATTCTTAACGGTACCGCCAACTATATCCTTTCGGAGATGTCCACCAGCGGGCTGGAATTCGATACCGCTCTGGAGCAGGCCACCGAACTAGGCTACGCCGAAGCCGATCCTACCTTTGATATTGAAGGAATCGACGCCGCGCACAAGGTTTGTGTGCTGGCCCGCATTGCTTACGGTAAAGACTACCCCCTTGCTGAACTGCCCATCGAAGGCATCACCAAGGTTGAAGGACAGGACATCCGCTTTGCCCGTGAATTCGGCTACCGCATCAAACTTATCGGCGCAGTACGTGATGTAGGCGGAAAACTTGAAGCTGGCGTTTTTCCGGCACTGGTCAAATATACACTGCTTTTGGCCCGCGTGGGTGGCAACTACAATGCAATACGTGTTGAAGGCAACGCTGTCGGTCCCGCATTTTTCCACGGTCAGGGAGCCGGATCACTGCCCACCGGAAGCGCGGTTCTGGCAGACATCATGGCCCTTGCCAAAACCGACACCCCGGACAACACCGGATTCTGCAACGCTCCCATTAAAAAAGCCGACATCCTCGCTCCTGAACTGGCGACCTCGGAGTACTACTTCCGTTTCACCGTACAGGATAAAGCTGGAGTAATGGCCGCGCTTTCCAAGTGCCTTGCAGAGCATAACATTTCCATTGCGCAGGCCGTACAGAAAGGAAATCCTGAAGAGCGGGACATCCCGGTGGTATTCACCACTCACAAGGCAAGCACCAAGGACGTGAATGCGGCCATTGCCGAAATCGACAAGATGCCTTTTATCACCAAGCCGACTATTTCCATGCGTATTTTAAAAGGATAA
- a CDS encoding YbaB/EbfC family nucleoid-associated protein, whose protein sequence is MKGMNDLVRQAQVMQRKMTALQDELKTREVESSAGGGMVNVKVNGSSEVLEIKIDPAIVDPEDVEMIQDLVLAAVNDANKKAKAMMESEMSSITGGMNIPGMF, encoded by the coding sequence ATGAAAGGTATGAACGATCTCGTACGTCAGGCTCAGGTTATGCAGCGTAAAATGACTGCTTTGCAGGATGAACTCAAGACCCGCGAAGTGGAAAGCTCCGCAGGTGGCGGAATGGTTAACGTAAAAGTTAACGGTTCTTCCGAAGTGCTTGAAATCAAAATTGATCCTGCCATAGTTGACCCTGAAGACGTAGAAATGATTCAGGATCTCGTTCTTGCAGCCGTCAATGACGCCAACAAAAAAGCAAAAGCCATGATGGAGTCCGAAATGTCTTCCATCACCGGCGGTATGAATATTCCTGGAATGTTCTAA
- the recR gene encoding recombination protein RecR, giving the protein MENLPEPLRVVAQELAKLPGLGPKSALRIALTMLKMPREKVTGIGQSVIDLREKLCICEQCSSITDTCPCKICSDPKREHDKLCLVSEWDSLLAIEEMGLYRGYYLVLGGLLSPLDGVTPQQLEFQKLEERLAKGEVKELILALGATVDAEATASFIKNMVESKFPGIELSRLAQGIPIGSEVKYTDKETLRQSLEYRQKL; this is encoded by the coding sequence ATGGAAAATTTACCTGAGCCGTTACGTGTAGTAGCGCAGGAGTTGGCTAAGCTGCCCGGCCTTGGGCCTAAGTCAGCCTTGAGAATTGCGTTGACCATGCTGAAGATGCCTAGAGAGAAAGTTACAGGCATCGGGCAGAGCGTGATTGATCTGCGTGAGAAGCTTTGTATCTGTGAGCAGTGCTCCAGCATTACTGATACCTGTCCTTGTAAGATCTGTTCCGATCCCAAGCGCGAACATGACAAGCTTTGTCTTGTTTCGGAATGGGATTCGCTGCTGGCAATCGAGGAAATGGGGCTTTATCGCGGCTACTATCTGGTGCTGGGTGGCCTGCTTTCACCGCTGGATGGGGTGACACCGCAGCAGCTTGAGTTTCAGAAGCTTGAAGAACGTCTTGCCAAGGGTGAAGTCAAGGAACTCATCCTTGCACTGGGCGCGACAGTTGATGCCGAAGCCACAGCTTCATTCATCAAAAATATGGTTGAATCAAAATTTCCCGGAATCGAACTTTCCCGTTTAGCGCAGGGCATCCCCATCGGATCAGAAGTAAAATACACAGACAAAGAAACGCTACGGCAGTCACTGGAATACCGCCAGAAGTTGTAG
- a CDS encoding aminotransferase class I/II-fold pyridoxal phosphate-dependent enzyme, whose protein sequence is MDKFPRVHRLPPYVFAKVNELKMQMRHEGEDIIDLGMGNPDLPTPQHIVDKLVEAANKPANHRYSASKGIKGLRREMALWYKRRYDVELDYDQEVVVTMGAKEGLAHLALVMLSPGDVVFAPDPSYPIHPYASIIAGADVRRIPMAHDRDFFEDLELAMRQTWPKPKLLIINFPHNPTGITADIPFFEKIVDFAKENDLLVIHDLAYADFTFDGYEAPSFLQARGAKDVGVEFFSLSKSYSMPGWRVGFCCGNQEMVQALTRIKSYLDYGLFQPIQIAACHALSGPQDCVREIMDVYQDRRDALCEGLQRIGWDVTPPKATQFVWAPIPEQFKDLGSVEFSKLLLRECKVAVAPGLGFGHYGDDHVRMALVENRQRINQAVRGMKDLFAKG, encoded by the coding sequence ATGGATAAATTTCCAAGAGTTCACCGGCTGCCCCCCTATGTGTTTGCCAAGGTGAACGAACTGAAAATGCAGATGCGCCACGAAGGCGAAGACATCATCGACCTCGGTATGGGGAACCCGGATCTCCCCACCCCTCAGCACATTGTAGACAAGCTGGTTGAAGCGGCGAACAAGCCTGCCAACCATCGCTACAGCGCGTCAAAGGGAATCAAAGGTCTGCGCAGAGAAATGGCGCTTTGGTATAAAAGAAGATATGACGTTGAACTGGATTATGATCAGGAAGTGGTCGTTACCATGGGCGCCAAAGAGGGGCTGGCGCACTTGGCGTTGGTTATGCTTTCACCCGGTGATGTTGTTTTCGCGCCGGACCCGTCCTATCCCATCCACCCTTACGCAAGTATTATTGCCGGAGCGGATGTAAGACGTATTCCCATGGCTCATGACCGTGATTTTTTTGAAGATCTCGAACTGGCAATGCGCCAGACATGGCCCAAGCCGAAACTTCTGATCATCAACTTTCCGCATAACCCTACCGGGATTACCGCAGATATTCCGTTCTTTGAAAAAATCGTCGATTTTGCAAAAGAAAATGATCTGCTGGTCATTCACGACCTCGCCTATGCGGACTTCACTTTTGACGGTTACGAGGCCCCCAGCTTCTTGCAGGCTCGCGGAGCAAAAGACGTAGGAGTAGAATTCTTCTCCCTGTCTAAAAGCTATTCCATGCCCGGTTGGCGTGTGGGATTCTGCTGCGGTAATCAGGAAATGGTACAGGCCCTGACACGCATCAAAAGTTATCTGGATTATGGACTTTTTCAGCCAATCCAGATTGCGGCATGCCATGCCCTTTCCGGCCCGCAGGATTGCGTCCGCGAAATCATGGACGTTTATCAGGACCGCCGCGACGCCCTTTGCGAAGGTTTACAACGCATCGGCTGGGATGTAACTCCTCCCAAAGCAACCCAGTTTGTCTGGGCACCGATTCCTGAGCAGTTCAAGGATCTCGGATCAGTAGAATTCTCCAAGCTGCTGCTGCGCGAATGCAAGGTTGCAGTCGCTCCCGGACTTGGCTTCGGCCACTACGGGGATGACCATGTACGCATGGCCCTTGTGGAGAATAGACAGAGGATCAATCAGGCCGTACGCGGCATGAAAGACCTTTTCGCCAAAGGGTAA
- a CDS encoding cofactor-independent phosphoglycerate mutase yields MKLLFLIADGMGGWPIEELGNKTTLAAAKTPNMDMLAGKGLIGTCRTVPKGMAPGSDIANMSLLGFDPATYHTGRGPIEAAAQGLKLGPDDLVWRMNLVNISDFAEDGTMYDYSAGHIGTDQSVPLVEKLQAELGNDEFTFYPGIQYRHLLVQKGGAKEMEAGLHIRPPHDLTDKPIDEDVREFAKSPRLDKLVRDAAKVLAGNGSKAVSIWPWGQGRPLNLPPFEEKFGMKGAVVSAVDLIKGLGHASGMEVINVEGATGLVDTNYEGKVEATLKFLEHGDFVYVHLEGPDESGHMGSVEDKIKSIERFDSRIVAPLLEKYPLDKANYVITCDHFTPIETRTHDETPVPFIMTSPRCIASGEKSFTEETADRAGIIIPDGHDFMQWVLNKTR; encoded by the coding sequence ATGAAACTTCTTTTTCTCATTGCTGACGGAATGGGCGGCTGGCCCATTGAGGAACTCGGCAACAAGACCACGCTTGCGGCAGCTAAGACCCCGAACATGGATATGCTGGCCGGAAAAGGCTTGATCGGCACCTGCCGTACCGTACCCAAAGGCATGGCTCCCGGCTCCGACATTGCCAACATGTCCCTGCTGGGCTTCGACCCCGCCACCTACCATACCGGACGCGGCCCTATTGAAGCAGCGGCGCAGGGGCTCAAACTTGGGCCGGATGATCTCGTCTGGCGCATGAATCTGGTCAATATTTCCGATTTTGCTGAAGACGGCACCATGTATGACTACTCCGCCGGACATATCGGAACCGATCAATCAGTGCCGCTGGTGGAAAAGCTGCAAGCCGAACTCGGCAATGATGAATTTACCTTTTATCCCGGTATCCAGTACCGCCATCTGCTGGTGCAGAAAGGCGGGGCCAAAGAAATGGAAGCCGGATTACATATCCGTCCGCCCCATGACCTGACCGACAAGCCCATTGACGAAGATGTCCGCGAATTCGCCAAAAGCCCGCGTCTGGACAAACTGGTCCGTGATGCTGCGAAAGTCCTTGCCGGAAACGGCAGTAAGGCTGTATCCATCTGGCCTTGGGGACAGGGCCGTCCGCTGAACCTGCCGCCTTTTGAAGAAAAGTTCGGCATGAAGGGCGCGGTAGTTTCTGCGGTTGACCTGATTAAAGGACTCGGACACGCTTCCGGCATGGAAGTAATCAATGTGGAAGGAGCCACCGGACTGGTGGATACCAACTACGAAGGCAAAGTCGAGGCAACACTCAAATTCCTCGAACACGGAGATTTCGTCTACGTGCACCTTGAAGGACCGGATGAATCCGGTCATATGGGCAGCGTGGAAGATAAAATCAAATCCATTGAGCGTTTTGATTCCCGCATTGTAGCTCCGCTGCTGGAAAAATATCCGCTGGATAAAGCCAACTACGTAATCACTTGCGATCACTTCACCCCGATCGAAACAAGAACCCACGATGAAACCCCGGTTCCCTTCATCATGACCTCACCGCGCTGCATTGCTTCCGGTGAGAAATCATTCACTGAAGAAACCGCAGACCGCGCCGGAATCATTATCCCCGACGGCCATGATTTCATGCAGTGGGTGCTGAACAAGACCAGATAA
- a CDS encoding branched-chain amino acid transaminase, producing MVQKAEKIWFDGELVNWDDAQVHVLTHTLHYGAGVFEGIRAYATVDGKSAVFRLREHVVRLFDSAKILGITIPFTVEEIHDAILETLKVNGLKEGYIRPLVFIGDGAMGVHPGKNPIRVCIATWPWGAYLGEEALEKGIRVKTSSFNRHHVNSMMTKSKACGNYVNSILAKVEAVQDGYDEALMLDTSGFVSEATGENIFIVKDNVIKTTPLTSVLPGITRASLMKVARDLGYEVVEQLFTRDELYVADEAFFCGTAAEVTPICEVDNRTIGEGKRGPIGTILQKEYFNVVKGGNDEYKSWLDYYEI from the coding sequence ATGGTTCAAAAAGCAGAAAAAATCTGGTTTGACGGTGAATTGGTTAACTGGGATGACGCACAGGTTCACGTGCTTACCCATACCCTGCACTACGGTGCCGGTGTTTTCGAAGGTATCCGCGCATACGCAACCGTGGACGGAAAGTCTGCTGTTTTCAGGCTGCGTGAGCATGTGGTTCGTCTTTTCGATTCCGCAAAGATTCTCGGAATTACCATTCCTTTCACTGTTGAAGAAATTCATGATGCAATTCTCGAAACCCTGAAAGTGAACGGCCTTAAAGAAGGTTACATCCGTCCCCTCGTATTCATCGGCGACGGTGCCATGGGCGTACATCCCGGCAAGAACCCAATCCGTGTCTGCATCGCAACATGGCCTTGGGGTGCTTACCTTGGTGAAGAAGCTCTTGAAAAGGGTATCCGCGTTAAGACCTCTTCTTTCAACCGTCATCACGTAAACTCCATGATGACCAAGTCCAAGGCTTGCGGTAACTACGTCAACTCCATCCTCGCAAAGGTTGAAGCTGTGCAGGACGGTTATGACGAAGCTCTCATGCTCGATACCTCCGGTTTTGTTTCCGAAGCTACCGGCGAGAACATTTTTATCGTTAAAGATAATGTGATCAAGACCACTCCGCTTACTTCCGTACTTCCCGGCATCACTCGTGCCAGCCTGATGAAGGTTGCCCGTGATCTCGGTTATGAAGTGGTAGAGCAGCTCTTTACCCGTGACGAACTCTACGTTGCTGACGAGGCTTTCTTCTGCGGTACCGCTGCTGAAGTAACCCCCATCTGTGAAGTGGATAACCGCACTATCGGTGAAGGCAAGCGCGGTCCCATCGGTACCATCCTCCAGAAAGAGTACTTTAATGTTGTTAAAGGCGGCAACGACGAGTACAAGAGCTGGCTGGATTATTACGAAATTTAG